Sequence from the Paenibacillus tundrae genome:
AGGAGGTACAGCTCCAGACAAGCTTCCTACTTCAGTGTTATAAATCGTTGTGCGTTTGGTCCACATTGTGTATGGGAACACGTAGAGCAGTAGACCTAGAATACCAAAGACAGCAGCCGACGGGGAAGCAATGTAGAGAAGTATTCCGCCGATAATGGTGATGGTAATACCTAGAATTAGTCCAGACTTAGTGTTGACTTGTCCAGTTACAGTTGGACGTGTTCTGGTGCGCTCCATGATGGCGTCAATGTCACGATCATACAAATTGTTGAATACGCCGGCAGCTCCTATAATGAGAGAGGAGCCAATGACCGAAAGAATAATCGGTACAATGTTAGCCAAGAATGAAGCATCGAATACATACAGAGCCAAGCATAAACCTGCCAACATGGCGATTAAATTGGACTTGATAATTCCAACTTTGATCGTGTCAAAGAAGACTTTGGGAATAGAGTTGAACTCTAGTTCAATTTTGGGTTGAGACCCTTTATTCAATGTTTTCAAGTACTCACGTCCTATATCTATACTTATATATCTTGTGAACTTATTATAGCATTCCGTTTACTATGTGAAATAAGCAACTTTTTAGTATTAAAAATACTGTCAATTGATTGTGAACAATTTAAAAACAAGAGCTTTTTTAATTGTGAAAAATTAATTTATGTGTTACTGGGGAGAATCTTAAGATGGTGCTACAAAATTTATCTTGCCAAAGATCAATTGAATGTATATTATCGATATAAGGGGTCTTTAATAGTTTGATTAAAGCAGGTGTTCACTATCGATCCTGTACCATTAAATAAGTTCATCGATGTCGCGATCGTATCTATCGCTGTACATACGGTTACCTGCACAGCTTTCTATAGTTCGGTCTACATGGAAGAAATTAAGAAATAACGATTCATTGTATCACTGATTTTCTATTAAGTAGATTAACATCTGCTTAGGCAGTTATTTTTTTGATTAAATTAGAGACATAATATATCTGGAAAGGGTGTATTGATATGAAAGAAATTTTGGATGCGATAATTATTGGTGGAGGACCTGCGGGTCTGAATGCAGCTTTGGTATTAGGTCGGGCAAGAAGAAGTGTTGCTGTAATTGATGCTGGGCAGGCAAGAAATCGGGTTACGCAAAAAGCTCATAATTTTCTGACAAGAGAGGGAGTTAGCCCTAGTGAATTTCGACGGATTGCCAAAGAGCAGATTAGTGCTTTTCCTTCAGTACAATTTGTAGAAGATACGGCAGCTTCTGTGGAAGGAAGCGATGGTTCGTTTCGAATTACGACTTCGGATGGTTTAGTGCTACAAGGTAAAAAGCTTCTGTTTGCAGTTGGTAAGAAGGATCTCCCACTTGATCTTGATGGATTGTCTGAAGTATATGGCAAGACCGCATTTGTATGTCCTTATTGTGATGGATGGGAGCTGAGGGATCAACCTCTCGTATTAATTGTAAATGGAGCGAGAGCCTTACACTTAGCTCAAATTATCGCAGGCTGGACGAACCAATATACAATTTGTACGAATGGACCAGATGAAATGACGGATGAACAACGTGAGGAATTGCAGCAGCACGGCGTTCCGATCTATGAATCACCAGTTGGGCGCATTGAATCACAGGATGGGATAGTACAACGCGTAATCCTGCAAGATGGCAACCAGATTGAGTGCAGTGGTATCTTCTTCGCACCGAAGCTGTCTATCGGATCAGACCTGCCGCAATCTTTAGGATGTGAAGTAAATGAATTAGGTACAGTCGTTGTGGATGAACGAGCGAAAACTTCTGTTCCAGGTGTGTTTAGCGCGGGCGACGCTGCATCTGAATATCATCAAGCGATTGCGGCTGCATCCTTAGGAGCACTTTCGGCAGTGAGTATCAACAGTGAATTAGCTATGGAGGCGTGGAATAAACGAGGTATTGAATGACGTGTTAAAAATAGGGAAGTACAGATAATGAACTAGTTAACATGCATGAAATGATACAAATGATCTAAACGAAATATGACTATTATACAAGGATATAAGCGTTCAACTCCGGTATGGGGGCTGAACGCTTGCTTGTGTTCTGTGTTCTACTTAGAAACTAAGATGGATACGGCGCTGTAGATAAGCATGATCCCCATCAACACATTGAACAGCCTTTCATGTCTCAATAATAAGTTCTGGAATAACGAACCACAGAGTGCCCATGTCATATTGGCGCTAATCCCAATCAGCGTTAGTATCAACGAGAATAAGATTAGATGGTGGTGTGATTGTCCTAGTGGAATGACAAACATGGAGATGGCAGTCAGACCATATATGATGACCTTGGGATTGATGAATTGCAGCACGCAACCAAAACTGAAGCTATAGGGAGAAGTACGTAAAGCGTTGTCCTTTTTGGAATGACTTAACATGACTTTTACAGCTAAATATAGCATGTACATACATCCCAATAGATTAAGTATTGGACGGACGGTTGGAATGAATTGATGAAGCATGAGGCTGAAATAACTGGAGAGTAACATAATGATCATACAACTTAATGCGACTCCTCCTATAAAAGGAAGTGTCTTGCTGAACCCGTGATCTCGTCCGCTTGTCATTGCGATAATGTTATTAGGTCCTGGGCTGAAGGAAGATACGATAGCATAGATCAGTAACGGAATAATAAACATATAGCCTCCATATCCTTTTCGTGTGCCATATAAAGTATTTTTGTGCTTTATAATGCACGAATTTATTTTATTGTACAATATGTGCTCTATAACGCACAATAGGTTTATAATAGAGTACAGAAGAAAAAGAATGGAGAGTGAGGCATGGTGAAGAACCAGGTTAATACGATCCTGGCGCAAAATTTGAAATCAATCCGGGAAGAACGAAAGTTAAGTCTAGATAAGGTAGCTGAATTAACGGGGATCAGTAAGACAATGTTAGGACAGATTGAGCGTGGTGTATCTAATCCAACCATCGCAACCGTATGGAAGATTGCTAACGGATTGAAGACCTCTTTTACATCATTAATTCATGAACAGGCTTCAGATACTCTTCTTGTGAAACGATCGGATGTCCAGCCATGGATTGAGGACAATGGAAAAATACGAATCTATCCCCATTTTCCATTTGAGGATGGACGTCACTTTGAGATGTATATGATGGAAATGGATCTGGAAGCTGATCTACAAGCAGAGCCTCATATTGAAGGAAGTGAGGAATTTATTACGGTCTTCGAAGGAGAAGTTGTCATTCGCATAGAGGAAGAAGAATACATGGTTCGAGCGGGGGAATCCATTCGTTTCCGAGCGAATAGACCGCATGCATACCAACATTCTGGAGCGGTTACGACGAAAATGAGTATGGTAATTCACTATTCAAAATAAGGAAGTTAAAAATTAAAACAAATGATTGACAATGCATTCAAATGCGGTTTTAATTATATAGACCGATTGTTATAATTTTTTGAAGGAAGTGGCTCCATGAGTGAAAAGTCCAATGCTAGAGAGCTTATTGTCAGCACAGCAGCGAGACTGTTTTTTTCACAAGGATATCATGCGACAGGTCTGAATCAGATCATCAAGGAGAGCGGTACGCCGAAGGGATCGTTGTATCACTATTTCCCAAGCGGCAAGGAAGAGCTGGCACACGTATGCATTGAGAAAGCCAATCAGCATATCCTACAGGTGTTTGAAGAGACGTTTGCTGCACATGACAACACGGGAGACGCCATTCAGCAATTCATCCATGACTTGGCTGACGAGACGGAAGCTGCAGGATTTACGGGTTTTTTGCCGTTTAGTTTCTGGGCAGCCGTAGAGACTTCCTGTATCAGTCATCAATTGCGAATTGCGTGTCAGGGTGTATTCGCTGATTGGCAGCAGATCATCAAGAAACATCTGTTATTGGATGGCATGAATGAAGAAAAGGCACGTGATACAGCACTTCTGATCATCTCCATGATGGAGGGAGCACTGATTATCAGCCTGACGAATCAGGACAAACAGCCTCTGCTGACGGCTGCTGATTACTTGTCGGTAGCGGCGAAAAACGCCCTATAAGTAAGCTATATAAATCGAACTTAGTCATTACACGGGAACGGAGGGGACAGAAATAACATGAAGAAGCAAAGCGTTCGCCTTTATCACCGGATTTTCCCTTTGGAGAAGGGAATCAAAAAAATCTGGGGATAACAGCGATCGGAAAGTTATTCTGTCATCGGAGTGGCAAGTGTAATATGCGTAAGTTCATTTATATAGACAAAGAGAGAAATAGTTTGAAACGTTTGAGGAGGATGGGATCGTGGAGGCTTCCATGAAAGGCGGTTCTGTACAGAACCAGGAAGAAACAAAGCAATATAAGGTGTTTCCAATCTTATTTGCTATGTTATTAAGTGGATTTATCGGATTGTTCGGCGAGACAGCATTGAATGTGGCACTAACGCCACTGATGGGATTGCTGGAAGTTGGCCCAACGACGATCCAATGGTTGACTACAGGATATTTGCTCGTTCTAGGTATTCTGGTGCCGGTATCCGGTATGTTATTACAATGGTTTACAACGAGACAGTTGTTCACAACTTCTCTGATATTCTCCATAGCAGGAACATTTGTAGCTGCTCTTGCACCTAGCTTCGAAATTTTATTAGTGGCTAGGGTATTACAAGCGGTCGGTACAGCATTACTTCTTCCGCTCATGTTCAACACCATTTTGGTTATTTTCCCGATTGAGAAGCGCGGTGCAGCTATGGGTCTGATCGGTCTCGTTATTATGTTCGCACCTGCCAGTGGTCCGAGTATCTCGGGTCTGATCTTGGCTAATCTGAGCTGGCACTGGATCTTCTGGATTTCGTTGCCGTTCTTCGTAATCTCCTTAATTTGTGGTTTGCTGTTCTTGCCGAATATTTCGACCTTGACGAAGCCAAAAATTGATGTGCTTTCCATCGTTCTATCTACACTTGGATTCGGCGGTATAGTATATGGATTCAGTAGTGCAGGTGGTCATGGAGATACCGGCGGTGGATGGACAAGTCCAGTCGTAGTGATTACGCTCGTTATTGGTGTGCTGTCCTTGTTAATCTTCAGCATCCGCCAATTGAAAATGAAGCAACCTATGATGGATCTGCGAGCTTTCAAATATCCGATGTTCACAATCGGTCTGATCTTGATCTTCATCTGTATGATGATGATGTTGTCTTCCATGTTGATTCTTCCGATGTATCTGCAGCAAGGTATGGCAGTTACAGCATTGACTGCGGGACTTGTATTGTTGCCGGGTAGCTTGCTCAATGGATTCTTGTCTCCAGTGATGGGACGTCTCTTCGATAAATTCGGCCCGAAATGGCTCGTTAGAATTGGGCTTGCAGTTGTTGCGGTTGTTCTATTTATGTATTCAACTATTACTGCAACCACAGCGCTGGGTACAATCATTACATTACATGTATTTATGATGGTCGGAATCTCGATGATCATGATGCCTGCTCAAACAAATGGTTTGAACCAATTGCCACCAGCATATTATCCTCATGGTACAGCAATCATGAACACACTCCAACAAGTATCGGGTGCGATTGGTACGGCCGTAGCTGTAAGTATTCTGAGTGCTGGTCAGACTCGATTCTTAAGCGGAGTGGCGAACCCTGAAAGTCCTGAGAATCAATTGGCAGGCTTCACATCCGGTGTACAAAATGCCTTTGTTTTTGCACTAGTGCTTGCGCTAATCGGACTGGTCACTTCCTTCTTCATTAAACGTGTTAAAGTAGGTAACCAACAGGGTCAGCAAGGTCCTATGCATTAATGTATATTAGATATTAAACGCAAAAAAACG
This genomic interval carries:
- a CDS encoding LysE family transporter, coding for MFIIPLLIYAIVSSFSPGPNNIIAMTSGRDHGFSKTLPFIGGVALSCMIIMLLSSYFSLMLHQFIPTVRPILNLLGCMYMLYLAVKVMLSHSKKDNALRTSPYSFSFGCVLQFINPKVIIYGLTAISMFVIPLGQSHHHLILFSLILTLIGISANMTWALCGSLFQNLLLRHERLFNVLMGIMLIYSAVSILVSK
- a CDS encoding NAD(P)/FAD-dependent oxidoreductase; this encodes MKEILDAIIIGGGPAGLNAALVLGRARRSVAVIDAGQARNRVTQKAHNFLTREGVSPSEFRRIAKEQISAFPSVQFVEDTAASVEGSDGSFRITTSDGLVLQGKKLLFAVGKKDLPLDLDGLSEVYGKTAFVCPYCDGWELRDQPLVLIVNGARALHLAQIIAGWTNQYTICTNGPDEMTDEQREELQQHGVPIYESPVGRIESQDGIVQRVILQDGNQIECSGIFFAPKLSIGSDLPQSLGCEVNELGTVVVDERAKTSVPGVFSAGDAASEYHQAIAAASLGALSAVSINSELAMEAWNKRGIE
- the cyoE gene encoding heme o synthase, with product MKTLNKGSQPKIELEFNSIPKVFFDTIKVGIIKSNLIAMLAGLCLALYVFDASFLANIVPIILSVIGSSLIIGAAGVFNNLYDRDIDAIMERTRTRPTVTGQVNTKSGLILGITITIIGGILLYIASPSAAVFGILGLLLYVFPYTMWTKRTTIYNTEVGSLSGAVPPLIGWAAISPELGHFEIWALVVTMLLWQMPHFYGIAIRRFDEYKAANVPMLPVVKGIRRTYIQTNVYLVLLMASSFLFWPLSPFVAIVAFLVSLAWFILSVATFDRNEMKKWSQKMFIFSINHITIVFLVIIAYSLIAQLIK
- a CDS encoding helix-turn-helix domain-containing protein, translating into MVKNQVNTILAQNLKSIREERKLSLDKVAELTGISKTMLGQIERGVSNPTIATVWKIANGLKTSFTSLIHEQASDTLLVKRSDVQPWIEDNGKIRIYPHFPFEDGRHFEMYMMEMDLEADLQAEPHIEGSEEFITVFEGEVVIRIEEEEYMVRAGESIRFRANRPHAYQHSGAVTTKMSMVIHYSK
- a CDS encoding DHA2 family efflux MFS transporter permease subunit — encoded protein: MKGGSVQNQEETKQYKVFPILFAMLLSGFIGLFGETALNVALTPLMGLLEVGPTTIQWLTTGYLLVLGILVPVSGMLLQWFTTRQLFTTSLIFSIAGTFVAALAPSFEILLVARVLQAVGTALLLPLMFNTILVIFPIEKRGAAMGLIGLVIMFAPASGPSISGLILANLSWHWIFWISLPFFVISLICGLLFLPNISTLTKPKIDVLSIVLSTLGFGGIVYGFSSAGGHGDTGGGWTSPVVVITLVIGVLSLLIFSIRQLKMKQPMMDLRAFKYPMFTIGLILIFICMMMMLSSMLILPMYLQQGMAVTALTAGLVLLPGSLLNGFLSPVMGRLFDKFGPKWLVRIGLAVVAVVLFMYSTITATTALGTIITLHVFMMVGISMIMMPAQTNGLNQLPPAYYPHGTAIMNTLQQVSGAIGTAVAVSILSAGQTRFLSGVANPESPENQLAGFTSGVQNAFVFALVLALIGLVTSFFIKRVKVGNQQGQQGPMH
- a CDS encoding TetR/AcrR family transcriptional regulator; the encoded protein is MSEKSNARELIVSTAARLFFSQGYHATGLNQIIKESGTPKGSLYHYFPSGKEELAHVCIEKANQHILQVFEETFAAHDNTGDAIQQFIHDLADETEAAGFTGFLPFSFWAAVETSCISHQLRIACQGVFADWQQIIKKHLLLDGMNEEKARDTALLIISMMEGALIISLTNQDKQPLLTAADYLSVAAKNAL